The following proteins come from a genomic window of Panicum hallii strain FIL2 chromosome 8, PHallii_v3.1, whole genome shotgun sequence:
- the LOC112902126 gene encoding transmembrane protein 205-like: MGWAARFLTAAAFLAAGLLFAPDALRLGGGSGDGNAARAAAAARLVHLLAFATAWGAGLWVTFVGGIVMFKYLPRHQFGNLQGKMFPAYFTLISVCSAISVAAFAYLHPWKTSSTIERYQLGFLLSALGCNLSNLLVFTPMTVEMMMKRHKMEKDLGIGTEVGYSKNAETAKKSPALAAMNRKFGMIHGLSSLANIMSFGSLAMHSWYLSSKLDL, from the exons ATGGGGTGGGCGGCGCGGTTCCTGACGGCGGCTGCGTTCCTCGCCGCGGGGCTCCTCTTCGCGCCCGACGCGCTGCGCCTCGGCGGCGGCTCCGGCGACGGCAACGCAGCgagggcggctgcggcggcgaggCTGGTCCACCTCCTCGCGTTCGCCACCGCATGGGGCGCCGGCCTCTGGGTCACCTTCGTCGGCGGCATCGTCATGTTCAA GTACTTGCCGAGGCACCAGTTTGGGAATCTGCAGGGGAAAATGTTCCCGGCATACTTCACGTTGATATCAGTGTGTTCAGCTATATCTGTGGCAGCATTCGCATACCTGCACCCCTGGAAGACATCATCAACCATCGAGCGCTACCAGCTTGGATTCCTTCTTTCGGCCCTTGGCTGTAACCTGTCAAACCTTCTGGTCTTCACGCCTATGACTGTTGAG ATGATGATGAAGAGGCACAAGATGGAGAAGGACCTCGGCATTGGCACAGAGGTCGGGTACTCCAAGAACGCAGAGACAGCGAAGAAGAGCCCCGCCCTGGCGGCGATGAACCGCAAGTTCGGGATGATCCACGGGCTGTCGTCACTGGCCAACATCATGTCCTTCGGCAGCCTGGCCATGCACTCCTGGTACCTCTCAAGCAAGCTCGACCTGTGA
- the LOC112902099 gene encoding beta-D-xylosidase 1-like yields the protein MRRRAILLLLLLLLAASSAPAATARAPFACAPGGPAASLPFCRRSLPVQARARDLVSRLTRAEKVRLLVNNAAGVPRLGVSGYEWWSEALHGVSDTGPGVRFGGAFPGATAFPQVIGAAAALNATLWELIGRAVSDEARAMYNGGAAGLTFWSPNVNIFRDPRWGRGQETPGEDPAVSSRYAAAYVRGLQQQPYAGGRLKLAACCKHFTAYDLDRWGGTDRFHFNAVVAPQDLEDTFNVPFRACVADGGAAAVMCSYNQVNGVPTCADEAFLKGTIRGKWGLDGYIVSDCDSVDVFFRDQHYTRTTEDAVAATLRAGLDLDCGPFLAQYTEAAVAAGKVSDADVDAALLNTVAVQVRLGMFDGDPAAGPFGHLGPRDVCTPAHQELALEAARQGVVLLKNGRGKHRAGVLPLRPATHRVVAVVGPHAEATVVMIGNYAGKPCRYTTPLQGVARYVKQAVHQAGCTDVACAGSQQPIAAAVDAARRADATIVVAGLDQKVEAEGLDRSSLLLPGRQAELISAVAKAAKGPVILVLMSGGPIDIAFALNDPRIAGILWAGYPGQAGGQAIADVIFGHHNPGGKLPMTWYPQDYLQKAPMTNMAMRANPKSGYPGRTYRFYTGPTVLPFGHGLSYTQFTHSLAHAPAQLTVQLAGGHAAATSLLNATRSGGSARAVRVAHARCEGLAVPVHVDVRNVGGRDGAHAVLVYHAAPRSAAVAGAPARQLVAFEKVHVPAGGVARVEMAVGVCEGLSVADRDGVRRIPVGEHSLMIGELTHSVTIGVEQLGV from the exons aTGCGGCGCCGCGcaatcctcctcctcctgctgctgctgctcgcgGCGTCGTCGGCGCCAGCGGCCACGGCGCGCGCGCCGTTCGCGTGCGCCCCGGGCGGACCCGCGGCGTCTCTGCCGTTCTGCCGGCGCTCGCTGCCGGTCCAGGCCCGCGCCCGGGACTTGGTGTCCCGGCTGACGCGCGCGGAGAAGGTGCGGCTGCTGGTGAACAACGCGGCGGGGGTGCCCCGGCTGGGCGTGTCCGGGTACGAGTGGTGGTCGGAGGCGCTGCACGGCGTGTCGGACACGGGGCCCGGGGTGCGGTTCGGCGGCGCGTTCCCGGGcgccaccgcgttcccgcaggtcatcggcgccgccgcggcgctcaACGCCACGCTCTGGGAGCTCATCGGCCGG GCGGTGTCGGACGAGGCGCGCGCCATGTacaacggcggcgcggcggggctgaCCTTCTGGTCCCCGAACGTCAACATCTTCCGCGACCCGCGGTGGGGCCGCGGCCAGGAGACCCCCGGCGAGGACCCCGCCGTCTCGTCCCGCTACGCCGCCGCCTACGTCCGCGGCCTCCAGCAGCAGCCTTACGCCGGCGGCCGCCTCAAGCTCGCCGCCTGCTGCAAGCACTTCACGGCCTACGACCTGGACCGCTGGGGCGGCACCGACCGCTTCCACTTCAACGCCGTCGTCGCGCCGCAGGACCTCGAGGACACCTTCAACGTGCCCTTCCGCGCCTGCGTCGCCGACGGCGGGGCCGCCGCCGTCATGTGCTCCTACAACCAGGTCAACGGCGTGCCCACCTGCGCCGACGAGGCGTTCCTCAAGGGGACCATCCGCGGGAAGTGGGGGCTCGACGGGTACATTGTCTCCGACTGCGACTCCGTCGACGTCTTCTTCCGGGACCAGCACTACACGCGCACCACCGaggacgccgtcgccgccacgcTCCGCGCCGGCCTCGACCTCGACTGCGGGCCCTTCCTGGCGCAGTACACGgaggccgccgtcgccgcgggGAAGGTCTCCGACGCCGACGTCGACGCCGCGCTGCTCAACACCGTCGCGGTCCAGGTGCGGCTCGGCATGTTCGACGGCGACCCCGCCGCGGGGCCGTTCGGGCACCTGGGCCCGCGCGACGTGTGCACGCCGGCGCACCAGGAGCTCGCGCTCGAGGCGGCGCGGCAGGGCGTCGTGCTGCTTAAGAACGGGAGAGGAAAGCACAGGGCCGGCGTCCTGCCGCTGCGCCCGGCGACGCACCGGGTCGTCGCCGTCGTGGGGCCGCACGCCGAGGCCACGGTCGTCATGATCGGGAACTACGCCGGGAAGCCGTGCCGGTACACCACGCCGCTGCAGGGCGTGGCGAGGTACGTGAAGCAGGCGGTGCACCAGGCAGGGTGCACCGACGTGGCGTGCGCCGGGAGTCAGCagcccatcgccgccgccgtcgacgccgcgcgccgcgccgacgCCACCATCGTCGTCGCGGGGCTCGACCAGAAGGTCGAGGCCGAGGGCCTGGACAGGTCCAGCCTGCTCCTCCCTGGACGGCAAGCAGAGCTCATCTCGGCCGTGGCGAAGGCGGCCAAGGGACCCGTCATCCTCGTGCTCATGTCCGGCGGCCCGATCGACATTGCCTTCGCGCTGAACGACCCCAGGATCGCCGGCATCCTGTGGGCCGGCTACCCCGGCCAGGCCGGCGGGCAGGCCATCGCCGACGTGATCTTCGGCCACCATAACCCAG GCGGGAAGCTGCCGATGACATGGTACCCGCAGGACTACCTGCAGAAGGCGCCGATGACGAACATGGCGATGCGCGCCAACCCGAAGAGCGGGTACCCCGGCCGGACCTACCGCTTCTACACGGGCCCGACGGTCCTCCCGTTCGGGCACGGGCTCAGCTACACCCAGTTCACGCactcgctggcgcacgcgccgGCGCAGCTCACCGTGCAGCTCGCGGGCGGCCACGCCGCCGCGACGTCGCTCCTCAACGCGACGCGCTCCGGCGGCagcgcccgcgccgtgcgcgtggCGCACGCGCGCTGCGAGGGCCTGGCTGTCCCGGTGCACGTGGACGTTCGGAACGTCGGCGGCCGCGACGGCGCGCACGCGGTGCTCGTGTACCACGCCGCCCCGCGGTCCGCGGCCGTCGCCGGCGCGCCGGCGCGGCAGCTGGTGGCGTTCGAGAAGGTGCACGTgccggcgggcggcgtggcgcgcgtggAGATGGCCGTCGGCGTGTGCGAGGGGCTCAGCGTGGCGGACCGCGACGGCGTGCGGCGGATCCCCGTCGGCGAGCACAGCCTGATGATCGGGGAGCTGACGCACTCGGTCACGATCGGCGTCGAGCAGCTAGGGGTATAG
- the LOC112902128 gene encoding DNA-directed RNA polymerases II, IV and V subunit 9B-like, translating into MSTMKFCRECNNILYPKEDRENKVLLYACRNCDHQEVSDSNCVYRNVVDHAAGEFTQVLFEDVASDPTLPRTKSVRCAACGHGEAVFFQATARGEEGMTLFFVCCNPSCGHRWRD; encoded by the exons ATGAGCACCATGAAGTTCTGCCGGGAATG CAACAACATACTGTACCCCAAGGAGGACagggagaacaaggtgcttcTCTATGCCTGCAGGAACTGTGACCACCAG GAGGTGTCCGACAGCAACTGCGTGTACCGGAATGTGGTGGACCACGCCGCCGGCGAGTTCACGCAGGTGCTCTTCGAGGACGTCGCTTCCGACCCCACACTACCGCGCACCAAGTCCGTCCGCTGCGCCGCCTGCGGCCACGGCGAGGCTGTCTTCTTCCAG GCGACGGCGAGGGGCGAGGAAGGCATGACGCTCTTCTTCGTCTGCTGCAACCCCAGCTGCGGCCACCGATGGAGAGACTGA
- the LOC112872402 gene encoding L10-interacting MYB domain-containing protein-like: MAENADWNEENTRLLCELFAEQVRAHNRSGTHLNRTGYKNVMEKFKEMTELDYSKLQFKNKWDKMRKEYGNWKRLSRETGLGWDPVKKTYTAPDAWWKKENKVYKGIAKFKDGPLQHEDLKTIMFEDIRNTGDDHWSPSSGAAPNTQDTEPDDDKDEDYEANEASDDCHEISPEPSKGKRPAPTSRKDKGKKPKTSGGHWVQDQLTKLVSMSERSTASCESLARREDTSGCSIKDVMILVRECGAVPGSKEHFIASQVFIKRAEREMFMTLETPEERFQWLTMKHNWLTRNDSTM, translated from the exons ATGGCTGAAAACgctgattggaatgaggagaatACTAGACTTCTATGTGAGTTGTTTGCTGAACAAGTGAGAGCACACAATCGCAGTGGCACTCATCTTAACAGGACTGGGTACAAAAATGTTATGGAAAAGTTTAAGGAGATGACTGAATTGGATTATAGCAAGCTGCAATTTAAGAACAAATGGGATAAGATGCGGAAAGAGTATGGTAACTGGAAAAGATTGTCCAGGGAAACTGGGTTAGGATGGGACCCTGTGAAGAAGACATATACTGCACCTGACGCTTGGTGGAAGAAGGAAAATAAG GTATACAAAGGAATTGCCAAGTTCAAGGATGGTCCTCTTCAGCATGAAGATTTAAAGACCATTATGTTTGAAGACATTCGGAAcacgggagatgatcattggtcTCCTTCTAGTGGTGCTGCACCTAACACTCAAGACACCGAACCAGACGATGACAAAGATGAAGATTACGAGGCTAATGAAGCCAGTGATGATTGTCATGAGATCTCCCCTGAACCTTCGAAAGGAAAGCGGCCTGCACCTACTAGCCGAAAGGATAAGGGTAAAAAACCAAAAACTTCAGGAGGACATTGGGTGCAGGATCAACTGACCAAGCTTGTTTCCATGAGCGAGAGGAGTACTGCCTCATGTGAGTCTTTGGCAAGGAGGGAGGATACTTCTGGGTGTTCAATCAAGGATGTCATGATTTTGGTTAGAGAGTGTGGTGCTGTTCCAGGAAGCAAAGAACACTTCATAGCTTCTCAAGTCTTCATCAAGCGAGCTGAGAGGGAGATGTTTATGACTTTGGAGACGCCGGAAGAACGGTTCCAGTGGCTTACAATGAAGCATAATTGGCTCACAAGGAATGATTCGACCATGTAG
- the LOC112872403 gene encoding protein ALP1-like translates to MWPHFKDCIGAIDGTHISATPRKRDLIRYIGRSGKPTQNIMGVVDFDMRFTYASIGQPGSMHDTTVLYHALESDEDTFPHPPLGKYYVVDAGYPNRDGYLAPYKGQRYHVPEWRNSAAPNGEQERFNYLHSSLRNVVERTFGVWKMKWRILLKMPTYPLDKQMMIAAATMCLHNYIRENYALDEDFQKCDRDPDYVPTIPTRYRRHVPQNASDTSTTASSSRNMNRFRDDLATAIWEAR, encoded by the exons ATGTGGCCACACTTCAAAGATTGCATAGGAGCAATCGATGGCACTCATATATCTGCAACACCACGGAAGAGGGACCTCATTAGATATATTGGAAGGTCTGGAAAACCTACTCAAAATATAATGGGAGTTGTTGATTTTGATATGCGTTTCACATATGCCTCTATTGGTCAACCTGGTTCTATGCATGATACTACTGTATTGTACCATGCACTTGAAAGTGATGAAGATACCTTCCCACATCCTCCTTTAG GAAAATATTATGTTGTTGATGCTGGTTACCCAAATAGAGATGGCTATTTGGCTCCTTACAAAGGTCAGAGATACCATGTTCCAGAATGGAGGAATAGCGCAGCACCTAATGGTGAGCAAGAGAGGTTTAATTACTTGCACTCAAGTCTTCGCAATGTAGTAGAGCGCACATTTGGTGTATGGAAGATGAAATGGAGGATTCTTCTTAAGATGCCGACATATCCATTGGATAAGCAAATGATGATTGCTGCTGCCACAATGTGCCTTCATAACTACATCCGCGAGAATTATGCTCTTGATGAGGATTTTCAAAAATGTGATCGAGACCCTGACTATGTTCCTACAATTCCAACCCGATACAGAAGACATGTTCCTCAGAATGCGTCCGACACATCCACCACAGCTTCTAGCAGTAGGAACATGAATAGGTTTCGTGATGACCTAGCTACAGCAATTTGGGAGGCAAGGTGA